A section of the Aythya fuligula isolate bAytFul2 chromosome 9, bAytFul2.pri, whole genome shotgun sequence genome encodes:
- the LOC116492509 gene encoding intestinal-type alkaline phosphatase-like: protein MGGPCKSPALLLPPDAEKTPGYWNEGARRRLEAALALQPAAQRAKNIILFVGDGMGLPTVSAARIYKGQLAGGSGEESVLAMETFPHVALAKTYTIDRQVPDSAGTGTAYLCGVKTNAKTLGLSGAAAYGKCRTTFGNEVDSVLHRARLAGKSVGIVTTTRVQHASPGAAYAHSVSRSWYADADMPKEALRDGCKDIAHQLVHNTDINVILGGGRAYMTPRGTPDPEYPEDPAQNGTRRDGRDLVAEWLSTKQGARYVWDKKGLDAVDEDSVSHLMGLFEPKDMKFELNRNASTDPSIVEMTDKAIRILRRNPNGFFLFVEGGRIDHGHHSGRAKQALMEAVMLDRAVARAGELTAPSDTLTVVTADHSHVFSFGGNTLRGSSIFGLAPKKAKDKRAYTSILYGNGPGYSIRDGGRPAASLPAVEDKDYRQQAAVPLDLETHSGEDVVVLAQGPMAHLFHGVQEQHYIAHAMAYAACLEPYSAEPRCRAPRRASRGTQGSPQSLFALLALCVAAHMAGG, encoded by the exons ATGGGGGGGCCCTGCaagtccccagctctgctcttgccTCCAGACGCCGAGAAGACCCCGGGCTACTGGAACGAAGGagccaggaggaggctggaggcagctctggCTTTGCAGCCGGCTGCCCAGAGAGCCAAAAACATCATCCTCTTCGTGGGTGACG GCATGGGGCTGCCCACGGTGTCGGCAGCTCGGATCTACAAGGGGCAGCTGGCCGGCGGCTCGGGCGAGGAGAGCGTCTTGGCCATGGAGACCTTTCCCCACGTGGCCTTAGCCAAG ACCTACACCATCGACCGGCAGGTGCCCGACAGCGCCGGCACGGGCACTGCCTACCTCTGCGGGGTGAAGACCAACGCTAAGACGCTGGGGCTGAGCGGGGCGGCCGCCTACGGCAAATGCCGCACCACTTTTGGCAACGAGGTGGACTCCGTCCTGCACCGGGCCAGGCTGGCGG GCAAGTCCGTAGGCATCGTGACGACCACGCGGGTGCAGCACGCGTCCCCCGGGGCAGCCTACGCGCACTCGGTCAGCCGGAGCTGGTACGCCGACGCCGACATGCCCAAGGAGGCGTTGCGGGACGGCTGCAAGGACATCGCCCACCAGCTGGTGCACAACACGGACATCAAT GTGATCCTGGGTGGCGGGCGGGCGTATATGACACCCAGAGGGACCCCAGACCCCGAATACCCGGAGGACCCGGCTCAGAACGGCACCAGGAGGGACGGGCGCGACTTGGTGGCCGAGTGGCTCAGCACCAAGCAG GGCGCCCGCTACGTCTGGGACAAGAAGGGCCTGGATGCGGTCGATGAGGACTCCGTGAGCCACCTCATGG GCCTCTTCGAGCCCAAGGACATGAAGTTCGAGCTGAACCGCAACGCCTCCACGGACCCCTCCATCGTGGAGATGACTGACAAAGCCATCCGCATCCTGCGCAGGAACCCCAACGGCTTCTTCCTCTTCGTGGA AGGCGGCAGGATCGACCACGGCCACCACAGCGGCCGGGCCAAGCAGGCGCTGATGGAGGCCGTCATGCTGGACCGGGCGGTGGCGCGGGCCGGGGAGCTGACGGCGCCCTCCGACACCCTGACCGTGGTGACAGCCGATCACTCCCACGTCTTCAGCTTCGGGGGCAACACCCTGCGCGGCTCCTCCATCTTCG ggctggccCCCAAGAAGGCCAAGGACAAGCGAGCCTACACCAGCATCCTCTACGGCAATGGGCCAGGATACAGCATCCGTGACGGGGGCCGCCCAGCCGCCAGCCTCCCCGCTGTGG AGGACAAGGACTACAGGCAGCAGGCGGCCGTGCCCCTCGACTTGGAGACCCACAGCGGGGAGGACGTGGTGGTGCTGGCCCAGGGCCCCATGGCCCACCTCTTCCACggggtgcaggagcagcactACATCGCCCACGCCATGGCCTACGCCGCCTGCCTCGAGCCCTACTCCGCTGAGCCCCGGTGCAGGGCACCCCGCAGGGCCTCCCGCGGCACCCAGGGCTCCCCCCAGTCCCTGTTCGCCCTCCTGGCCCTCTGCGTGGCTGCCCACATGGCGGGGGGCTGA
- the SLC12A9 gene encoding solute carrier family 12 member 9, giving the protein MASSERSALLTYRLCGGSAEEERGRERGRAAAAAAASSSSSSSFSSSAAAPRKLPTFLGVVVPTLLSMFSVVLFLRLGFVVGHAGLYQALAMFAVAYFIIGMTVLSVCAIATNGALDAGGAYYMISRALGPEFGGSIGIMFFLANVCGSALYVLGLVEAVVDSFGIPPGQKSGTGVHVLPQSYWYELLYGTILLALCLVVCLVGASIYAKATFLIFLIVAAVLGTILVSFFATRPLGVPIRMPHHNSSETENGNFTGFSLATLRENLGGGYGVDYTTGQMMSFSSVFAVMFNGCTGIMAGSNMSGDLKRPSYSIPRGTISAVLFTYLVYNLLAFLMCATCSRTLLQKDYGFLRDISIFPPLVTVGIYAATLSAAMSNLIGASRILYALARDDLFGRALALAKKTSASGNPIMAVILSWLVVQLVLFSGKLNTIAGVVTTFFLLVYATVNLACLALEWASAPNFRPTFRYFSWHTCLLGIAGCCVMMFLISPVSASASLGFLLLLLLALHYLSPSSTWGYISQALIFHQVRKYLLMLDVRKDHVKFWRPQMLLMVQNPRSSPRLIDFVNDLKKSGLYVLGHVELQDLDALPSDPLQPQQDSWLGLVDKLNVKAFVSLTLAPSVRHGVRQLLFTSGLGGMRPNTLVLGFYDDAAPQDGLARHPAFTSAREELPLGFPPLRAPAAPKLLSPREYVGIVADALKMLRNVLLARQLESLDKAWELRRAASPPPTIHVWPVNLLRPDSARYADTCSLFLLQMACVLNMARAWRRARLLLFLCVEAGAMPGAQEDKLRQLLKDLRIQAQIQLVPWDAVVRLHWQAQRGTPGTPAEDEDEEEGAAVNFPANATRVSDEYVRAANKLVLEQGPAPAVRFLYLPRPPADTSLYPLYLRQLELLTRGLGPTVLVHGVSAVTSTQL; this is encoded by the exons GGTTCGTGGTGGGCCACGCCGGCTTGTACCAAGCTCTGGCCATGTTCGCCGTGGCGTACTTCATCATCGGCATGACGGTGCTGTCCGTGTGTGCCATCGCCACCAACGGGGCGCTGGATGCCGGGGGAGCCTACT ATATGATCAGCCGTGCCCTGGGCCCGGAGTTCGGGGGCAGCATCGGGATCATGTTTTTCCTGGCCAACGTGTGCGGCAGTGCCCTCTACGTGCTAGGGCTGGTGGAGGCGGTGGTGGACAGCTTCGGGATCCCACCCG GGCAAAAATCGGGTACGGGCGTCCACGTCCTGCCCCAGAGCTACTGGTACGAGCTGCTCTACGGCACCATCCTGCTGGCCCTCTGCCTCGTCGTGTGCCTCGTGGGGGCCTCCATCTACGCCAAGGCCaccttcctcatcttcctcatcGTCGCGGCCGTGCTGGGCACCATCCTCGTCAGCTTCTTCGCCACGCGGCCCCTCGGGGTGCCCATCCGCATGCCGCACCACAACAGCTCCGAGACCGAGAATGGCAACTTCACGGGCTTCTCACTCGCCACCCTGCGGGAAAACCTGGGAG GCGGGTACGGGGTGGACTACACCACGGGGCAGATGATGAGCTTCAGCTCCGTCTTCGCGGTGATGTTCAACGGCTGCACCGGCATCATGGCAGGCTCCAACATGTCAG GGGACCTGAAGCGCCCGAGCTACTCCATCCCGCGGGGCACCATCTCCGCCGTGCTCTTCACCTACCTCGTCTACAACCTGCTGGCCTTCCTCATGTGTGCCACCTGCAGCAG GACCCTCCTGCAGAAGGATTATGGCTTCCTGCGTGACATCAGCATCTTCCCACCCCTGGTCACGGTGGGCATCTACGCTGCCACCCTCTCCGCGGCCATGAGCAACCTCATCGGGGCGTCCCGCATCCTCTACGCCTTGGCCCGGGATGATCTCTTTG GCCGGGCGCTGGCGCTTGCCAAGAAGACATCTGCGAGCGGGAACCCCATCATGGCAGTGATCCTCTCCTGGCTGGTGGTGCAG CTGGTGCTCTTCTCCGGGAAGCTCAACACCATCGCGGGGGTGGTCACCACTTTCTTCCTGCTGGTTTACGCCACCGTCAACCTGGCCTGCCTGGCGCTGGAGTGGGCATCGGCCCCCAACTTCAG GCCCACCTTCCGCTACTTCAGCTGGCACACGTGCCTGCTGGGCATCGCCGGCTGCTGCGTCATGATGTTCCTCATCAGCCCTGTCTCGGCCTCGGCGAGCCTgggcttcctcctcctcctcctcctcgccctccACTACCTCTCGCCCAGCAGCACGTGGGGCTACATCAGCCAGGCCCTCATCTTCCACCAG GTGAGGAAGTACCTGCTGATGCTGGACGTGCGGAAGGACCACGTCAAGTTCTGGCGCCCGCAGATGCTGCTGATGGTGCAGAACCCACGCAGCAGCCCCCGCCTCATCGACTTCGTCAACGACCTCAAGAAGAGCGGCCTCTACGTCCTGGGCCACGTGGAGCTGCAGGACTTGG ACGCTCTGCCCTCGGAcccgctgcagccccagcaggactCGTGGCTGGGCTTGGTGGACAAGCTGAACGTCAAGGCCTTCGTCAGCCTCACCCTCGCGCCCTCGGTGCGGCACGGCGTCCGGCAGCTCCTCTTCACCTCTGGCCTTG GCGGCATGCGCCCCAACACCCTGGTGCTGGGCTTCTACGACGACGCAGCGCCTCAGGACGGCCTGGCCCGCCACCCCGCCTTCACCAGCGCCCGCGAGGAGCTGCCTTTGGGCTTCCCCCCGCTGCGGGCGCCCGCCGCCCCCAAACTGCTGTCGCCGCGGGAGTACGTGGGCATCGTGGCCGACGCCTTGAAGATGCTGCGCAACGTCCTGCTGGCCCGGCAGCTGGAGAGCCTGGACAAGGCCTGGGAGCTGCGGCGTGCCGCCAGCCCCCCGCCCACCATCCACGTCTGGCCCGTCAACTTGCTGCGGCCCGACAGCGCCCGCTACGCCGACACCTGCAgcctcttcctgctgcagaTGGCCTGCGTGCTCAACATGGCCCGGGCCTGGCGCCGGGCCCGCctgctccttttcctctgcGTGGAGGCCGGCGCCATGCCCGGCGCCCAGGAGGACAAGCTCCGCCAGCTCCTCAAGGACCTGCGCATCCAGGCCCAGATCCAGCTGGTGCCCTGGGACGCCGTCGTCCGCCTGCACTGGCAGGCTCAGCGGGGGACCCCGGGGACGCCGgctgaggatgaggatgaggaggaagggGCGGCTGTGAACTTCCCGGCCAACGCCACCCGGGTGTCGGATGAGTACGTCCGTGCTGCCAACaagctggtgctggagcagggcccGGCGCCCGCCGTCCGTTTCCTCTACCTGCCGCGGCCGCCGGCCGACACCAGCCTGTACCCGCTCTACCTgcggcagctggagctgctcacCCGTGGCCTGGGCCCCACCGTGCTGGTGCACGGGGTGAGCGCCGTCACCAGCACCCAGCTTTAG
- the ECEL1 gene encoding endothelin-converting enzyme-like 1 has product MEKTYSLTAHYDEFQEVKYVSRYQSGTLPNGFALQLGAGAKKRGGGLPRWSRREICLLSGLVFAAGLCVILTCMLVLKYLAAEGDSYCLEGCQEKKAFLRASRFLSANMDATIDPCQDFYSFACGGWLRRHGIPEDKLVYGTIGAIAEQNEAKLRALLSRPVRRRAPASAERKVKEFFRSCLDRAEIDRLGPRPMLEVIGECGGWDASPGRGDLNELLYKTQGVYSAAVLFSLTVSLDDRNTSRYVIRIDQDGLTLPERTLYLGQDEESEKILAAYRVFMERLLTLLGAEQVEQKAQEILQLEQHLANITVSEYDDVRRDVSSMYHKVTLGELQRITPTLKWKRLLDRIFHDNFSEDEEVVLLATDYMHKVSDLIRVTPSRILHNYMLWRIVVVLSEHLSTPFRDAIHELSKEMEGNEKQLEPGKVCLSQANKHFGMALGALFVEEYFSSASKAKVQQLVEDIKYILDQRLDELDWMDEETRRAARAKLQYMMVMIGYPDFLLKPEAIDKEYEFEVDEKTYFKNILNSIAFSIRLSVKKIRQEVDKSAWLLPPQALNAYYLPNKNQMVFPAGILQPTLYDPEFPQSLNYGGIGTIIGHELTHGYDDWGGQYDRHGNLVHWWTETSYSKFLKKAQCIVNLYDNFTVYNQRVNGKHTLGENIADMGGLKLAYYAYQKWVREHGPEHPLHHLKYTHDQLFFIAFAQNWCIKRRSQSIYLQVLTDKHAPEHYRVLGSVSQFEEFGRVFHCPKNSPMNPAHKCSVW; this is encoded by the exons ATGGAGAAAACCTACTCGCTGACGGCCCACTACGACGAGTTCCAGGAGGTGAAGTACGTGAGCCGGTACCAGAGCGGCACGCTGCCCAACGGCTTCGCCCTCCAGCTGGGTGCCGGGGCCAAAAAACGGGGCGGGGGGCTGCCACGCTGGAGCCGCCGGGAGATCTGCCTGCTCTCGGGGCTGGTGTTCGCCGCCGGGCTCTGCGTCATCCTGACGTGCATGTTGGTCCTCAAATACCTGGCGGCCGAAGGGGACAGCTACTGCCTGGAGGGCTGCCAGGAGAAGAAGGCCTTCCTGCGGGCGTCCCGCTTCCTCAGCGCTAACATGGACGCCACCATCGACCCCTGCCAGGATTTCTACTCCTTCGCCTGCGGCGGGTGGCTCCGGCGGCACGGCATCCCCGAGGACAAGCTGGTGTACGGCACCATCGGGGCCATCGCCGAGCAGAACGAGGCCAAGCTGCGGGCGCTGCTGAGCCGCCCCGTGCGCCGCCGAGCCCCGGCCTCGGCCGAGAGGAAGGTGAAGGAGTTTTTCCGCTCCTGCTTGGACCGGGCTGAGATCGACCGGCTGGGTCCGCGGCCCATGCTGGAGGTGATCGGGGAGTGCGGCGGCTGGGATGCCTCGCCGGGCCGCGGGGACCTCAACGAGCTGCTCTACAAGACGCAGGGGGTCTACAGCGCCGCCGTGCTCTTCTCGCTCACCGTCAGCCTGGACGACAGGAACACCTCCCGCTACGTCATCCGG ATTGACCAGGATGGGCTGACGCTGCCCGAGCGGACCCTCTACCTGGGGCAGGATGAGGAGAGCGAGaag ATCCTGGCTGCATACCGGGTCTTCATGGAGCGGCTGCTCACCCTCCTGGGGGCCGAGCAAGTGGAGCAGAAGGCGCAGGAGATcctccagctggagcagcacctCGCCAAC ATCACGGTGTCCGAGTACGACGACGTGCGGAGGGATGTCAGCTCCATGTACCACAAAGTCACCCTGGGCGAGCTGCAGCGCATCACCCCCACG CTCAAGTGGAAGCGCTTGCTGGACCGCATCTTCCACGACAACTTCTCGGAGGATGaggaggtggtgctgctggccacCGACTACATGCACAAGGTGTCCGACCTCATCCGCGTGACGCCCAGCAG GATCCTCCACAACTACATGCTGTGGCGCATCGTGGTGGTGCTGAGCGAGCACCTCTCCACCCCGTTCCGCGACGCCATCCACGAGCTCTCCAAGGAGATGGAGGGCAACGAGAAGCAGCTGGAGCCGGGCAAGGTCTGCCTGAGCCAGGCCAACAAGCACTTCGGCATGGCCCTGGGCGCCCTCTTCGTCGAGGAGTACTTCTCCTCCGCCAGCAAGGCCAAG GTGCAGCAGCTGGTGGAGGACATCAAATACATCCTGGACCAGCGCCTGGATGAGCTGGACTGGATGGACGAGGAGACGCGGAGAGCGGCCAGGGCCAAG ctccagTACATGATGGTGATGATCGGGTACCCCGACTTCCTGCTGAAACCAGAGGCCATCGACAAGGAGTATGAG tttgAGGTGGACGAGAAGACCTACTTCAAGAACATCCTCAACAGCATCGCCTTCAGCATCAGGCTCTCGGTGAAGAAGATCCGCCAGGAGGTGGACAAGTCCGC gtggctgctgcccccccagGCACTCAATGCCTACTACCTGCCCAACAAGAACCAGATGG TGTTCCCCGCCGGCATCCTGCAGCCGACTCTCTACGACCCCGAGTTCCCACA GTCACTGAACTACGGTGGGATCGGCACCATCATCGGGCACGAGCTGACCCACGGCTACGACGACTGGG GGGGGCAGTACGACCGGCACGGGAACCTGGTGCACTGGTGGACGGAGACGTCCTACAGCAAGTTCCTGAAGAAGGCGCAGTGCATCGTCAACCTCTACGACAACTTCACTGTCTACAACCAGCGG GTGAACGGCAAACACACGCTGGGGGAGAACATCGCTGACATGGGGGGGCTCAAGCTCGCCTACTAC GCCTACCAGAAGTGGGTGCGGGAGCACGGCCCCGAGCACCCCCTGCACCACCTGAAGTACACCCACGACCAGCTCTTCTTCATCGCCTTCGCCCAG AACTGGTGCATCAAGCGGCGATCCCAGTCCATCTACCTGCAGGTGCTGACAGACAAGCACGCCCCGGAGCACTACAG GGTCCTGGGCAGCGTCTCGCAGTTTGAGGAGTTTGGCCGCGTTTTCCACTGCCCCAAGAACTCGCCCATGAACCCGGCGCACAAGTGCTCGGTGTGGTGA
- the LOC116492742 gene encoding intestinal-type alkaline phosphatase-like has translation MRLLAPLALCLGLWAELGAAVIPAEEEDPSFWNKQAAAAIEASFKIQPRTNEAKNLIIFLGDGFGIPSITAARILNGQLQGKLGPETPLFLDSFPYTALSKTYSVDRQVPDSAATATAYLCGVKTNYNTIGVSAAARHNQCNTTKGNEVISVLERARNAGKSVGIVTTTRVQHASPSGTYAHVVDRNWYADASMPPEAINQGCKDIAWQLVHNVDIHVILGGGRKYMTPAGTPDPEYPTEESERGMRNDTENLINTWLKERQGARYVWNRTELMEAVADPNVNYLMGLFEPMDMKYEPLRNKTLDPSLSEMTEAAITILSRNPKGFYLFVEGGRIDHGHHEGMAKRALMEAVEFDHAISKASSLTDEADTLTVVTADHSHVFSFGGYLLRGTSIFGLAPLKATDSKSYTSILYGNGPGYLGGNRTELNDTIIGDYDYKQESAVPLSSESHGGEDVAIMAKGPMAHLFHGVQEQTYIAHVMAYAACLEPYTDCRQRNAAPTAHATPLAMLLPALFLPLFY, from the exons ATGAGGCTCCTGGCCCCCCTTGCCCTCTGCCTGGGGCTCTGGGCAGAGCTCGGTGCTGCTGTCATCCCAG ccgAGGAGGAGGACCCATCCTTCTGGAACAAGCAGGCAGCCGCGGCCATCGAGGCCAGCTTCAAGATCCAGCCCAGGACAAACGAAGCCAAAAACCTCATCATCTTCCTCGGGGATG GTTTCGGGATCCCCAGCATCACAGCCGCCCGGATCCTAAACGGGCAGTTGCAGGGGAAGCTGGGTCCTGAGACCCCCCTTTTCCTGGATTCTTTCCCCTACACGGCTCTCTCCAAG ACGTACAGCGTGGACCGGCAGGTCCCCGACAGCGCAGCCACGGCCACAGCCTACCTGTGCGGGGTGAAGACCAACTACAATACAATAGGGGTGAGCGCCGCTGCCCGCCACAACCAGTGCAACACCACGAAGGGCAACGAGGTGATCTCGGTGCTGGAGCGAGCCCGCAATGCTG GGAAGTCGGTGGGCATTGTGACGACCACGCGGGTGCAGCACGCGTCGCCCTCGGGGACCTACGCGCACGTGGTGGACCGCAACTGGTACGCGGATGCCAGCATGCCCCCGGAGGCCATCAATCAGGGCTGCAAGGACATCGCCTGGCAGCTGGTGCACAACGTGGACATCCAT GTGATCCTGGGGGGCGGTCGGAAATACATGACCCCCGCGGGGACGCCAGACCCTGAGTATCCCACTGAAGAAAGTGAAAGGGGGATGCGCAATGACACGGAGAACCTCATCAACACGTGGCTGAAAGAACGGCAG GGCGCCCGCTACGTCTGGAACAGGACGGAGCTGATGGAGGCTGTTGCGGACCCCAACGTGAATTATTTGATGG GTCTCTTCGAGCCCATGGACATGAAGTATGAGCCGTTGCGCAACAAAACCCTGGACCCATCGCTCAGCGAGATGACAGAGGCGGCGATCACCATCCTGAGCAGGAACCCCAAGGGCTTCTACCTCTTCGTGGAAG GCGGCAGGATCGACCACGGGCACCACGAAGGCATGGCCAAGAGGGCGCTGATGGAAGCGGTGGAGTTTGACCACGCCATCAGCAAGGCGAGCAGCCTGACCGACGAGGCAGACACTCTCACCGTGGTCACCGCCGACCACTCGCACGTCTTCTCCTTCGGTGGCTACCTCCTGCGTGGCACCTCCATCTTCG GCCTGGCCCCCCTAAAAGCCACTGACTCGAAGAGCTACACGTCCATCCTCTATGGGAACGGGCCGGGCTACTTGGGCGGCAACAGGACTGAACTGAATGACACCATCATCGGTGA TTACGACTACAAGCAGGAGTCCGCTGTGCCCCTCTCCTCGGAGTCCCACGGGGGCGAGGACGTGGCCATCATGGCCAAGGGCCCCATGGCCCACCTCTTCCACGGGGTGCAGGAGCAGACCTACATCGCCCACGTCATGGCCTACGCCGCCTGCCTCGAGCCCTACACCGACTGCCGCCAGCGCAATGCCGCGCCCACAGCCCACGCCACCCCCCTGGCCATGCTCCTTCCTGCCCTGTTCCTGCCCCTCTTCTACTGA